The proteins below come from a single Arthrobacter sp. zg-Y1171 genomic window:
- a CDS encoding iron chelate uptake ABC transporter family permease subunit: protein MPDPSTSALPAALTEHRRRPVRTVPARFWIIALGLVAAALVAVFMTIELRGNLGYALPRRAIKVGSMILVAYAVGISTVLFQTVTANRILTPSIMGFDALYVLIQTVLVFALGGGALLSLGAPIRFCLEVLLMVGFSFLLYRWLFTGGGKSLHLMLLVGIVFGTMFRGFSSLLQRLIDPSEFIILQDLFFASFNNVDAALLGYSAAAVALVSAVAWRMRHSFDVLALGRETAVNLGVDHKRAVTATLIICSVLVAVSTALVGPVTFFGLLIASLAYQLCAKFRHASVLPIAVLLGIIALVGGQLVLERIFAFDTALSIVIEFVGGIVFLILLLRGNVK from the coding sequence ATGCCTGATCCATCCACCAGCGCACTGCCCGCAGCGCTTACCGAGCACCGCCGGCGTCCCGTCCGGACCGTTCCCGCCCGCTTCTGGATCATCGCCCTGGGCCTGGTCGCGGCGGCACTGGTTGCGGTGTTCATGACCATTGAGCTGCGCGGAAACCTGGGCTACGCCCTGCCGCGCCGCGCGATCAAGGTGGGCTCCATGATCCTGGTGGCCTACGCCGTCGGGATTTCCACCGTCCTGTTCCAGACCGTCACCGCCAACCGGATCCTCACCCCTTCGATCATGGGCTTCGATGCCCTCTATGTGCTGATCCAGACGGTCCTGGTGTTTGCCTTGGGCGGCGGTGCCCTGCTGTCCCTGGGCGCGCCGATCCGCTTCTGCCTCGAAGTGCTGCTGATGGTCGGGTTCTCGTTCCTGCTGTACCGGTGGCTTTTCACCGGCGGCGGGAAATCCCTGCACTTGATGCTGCTGGTCGGAATTGTCTTCGGCACCATGTTCCGCGGCTTCTCCTCGCTGCTGCAGCGGCTGATCGACCCGAGCGAATTCATCATCCTGCAGGACCTGTTCTTTGCCAGTTTCAACAATGTCGACGCCGCCCTGCTGGGCTACTCCGCCGCCGCCGTCGCGCTTGTCAGTGCCGTCGCCTGGCGGATGCGCCACTCCTTCGATGTCCTGGCCCTGGGCCGCGAGACCGCGGTGAACCTGGGGGTGGACCATAAGCGGGCGGTCACCGCCACGCTGATCATCTGCTCGGTGCTCGTCGCGGTGTCCACGGCCCTGGTCGGGCCGGTGACCTTCTTCGGGCTCCTCATTGCGTCCCTGGCCTACCAGCTCTGCGCGAAGTTCCGGCATGCCTCGGTGCTGCCGATTGCCGTTCTGCTGGGAATCATCGCCCTGGTGGGCGGCCAGCTGGTGCTGGAGCGGATCTTCGCCTTCGACACTGCGCTGAGTATCGTCATCGAGTTCGTGGGCGGCATCGTGTTCCTCATCCTGCTCCTGAGGGGAAACGTGAAATGA